In the Fibrobacter sp. UWR4 genome, one interval contains:
- a CDS encoding discoidin domain-containing protein — protein sequence MKKKFVLSAAMIAALGLAGTAQAAQTVIKVDDTKPGVVINKNNMMSADLAIWNPPSRYYDMTDALVDGGYTLFRFPNGSLSNDYHWNGIGKYDSTGLWITTEEEGKYAPGFLGETIYRGTTKDNYGFVRRSHLADGKMETMWWGEILDPNDPPWVVVEFPEKKNIDSLQISWGDLRPKAFQYEYWTTDYAEYPGVHQALTNDLKLEASVKVTGPETMYKGKSVRTRYVAIRFKLQDLPGKGVQIREMKMFSNGEDLLAGNEYKMYAMSTRNGDKARTDWTNIPWHFEEFMKYLGTLPKSADGKPAQAVICVNAGTGTSKEAAAWVRYANKVKGYNIKQWEIGNELDGEWEESGPISARHYAARYLEYARAMKAVDPTIILHGPLLSTHKMMQKGAGILDGKYWMEEFLRIVGEAEIADGKRYLDAVDLHNYPYWTPNGANAKDMLKAMLDVGPNMDTLDVWMKRHLPGVDKVPSASGEEKRRVFLSEFSTNVQGYSLLMDYPQATAMAMIFAQHAVRFGDRLQVLPWDAFGNLFKSPDDTWGTISMTALLKEGSWNKWKSLEPTAEYYGVYMTFKQFLEDGFAVVPVESSNSEVVAYALAKDKSARVLLANLSDVAQVVQIDRVSVGAGADKAAIEVDVFGEEQFKWVGDQKNAYPYPKMGPSGRRLNPEKSRDITIPPFGLVVAQINPRAVGTDKATAKNAATPVVLAAALEKKVMMVGDTVDLFVTAVQQNGQLTGATLKIPGFGKKGSAMTVNVTPDDGKWDASVESFHVKVPVPEHAKTTPVVVQGTGAKGTEIELTVTGLGGKKTVQKIPFRVRGAYRTTSVLQNFDNGVDAVDWFPVVGEGNTEMGAKVFNGNPPHGGFIRHDFHIEQPPTLGWPNYSGAYYVVPQEIKQSVGVVFDYATNHNNPDGYIEVQVQSDQVKDYDEFMVRLRNTHGSWVRDTLIWENMTQEGWGKTIPQLDPTKIKTINFRARHSGVGYISLDNIFLLQEDGTEVPMPKGLRRLR from the coding sequence ATGAAAAAGAAATTTGTTTTGTCGGCGGCAATGATTGCTGCTCTTGGTTTGGCGGGTACCGCCCAGGCGGCACAGACGGTGATTAAGGTGGATGATACCAAGCCGGGTGTGGTGATTAACAAGAATAATATGATGTCTGCGGATTTGGCCATCTGGAATCCGCCTAGCCGTTATTACGATATGACCGACGCCCTGGTGGATGGCGGTTACACTTTGTTCCGCTTCCCTAACGGCAGCTTGAGCAATGATTACCACTGGAATGGTATTGGCAAGTATGATAGCACGGGCCTTTGGATCACTACGGAAGAAGAGGGCAAGTATGCTCCGGGTTTCTTGGGCGAAACCATTTACCGCGGCACCACCAAGGACAATTACGGTTTTGTGCGTCGCAGTCATTTGGCCGACGGCAAGATGGAAACCATGTGGTGGGGCGAGATTCTGGACCCTAACGATCCGCCCTGGGTTGTGGTGGAATTCCCCGAAAAGAAGAACATTGATTCCTTGCAGATTAGCTGGGGCGATTTGCGCCCCAAGGCTTTCCAGTATGAATACTGGACTACGGATTATGCGGAATATCCGGGTGTGCATCAGGCGCTGACCAACGACTTGAAGCTGGAAGCCAGCGTGAAGGTGACTGGCCCTGAGACCATGTACAAGGGCAAGTCCGTGCGCACTCGTTATGTGGCGATCCGCTTTAAGTTGCAGGACTTGCCGGGCAAGGGCGTGCAGATTCGCGAGATGAAGATGTTCAGCAACGGCGAGGATTTGCTGGCCGGAAACGAATACAAGATGTATGCCATGTCCACCCGCAATGGCGACAAGGCCCGCACCGACTGGACCAACATTCCCTGGCATTTCGAAGAGTTCATGAAGTATCTGGGAACGCTGCCGAAATCCGCCGACGGTAAGCCGGCCCAGGCTGTGATTTGCGTGAATGCGGGTACGGGCACATCCAAGGAGGCTGCCGCCTGGGTGCGTTACGCCAACAAGGTGAAGGGTTACAATATTAAGCAGTGGGAAATCGGTAACGAACTGGACGGCGAATGGGAAGAATCTGGCCCCATTTCTGCCCGCCATTATGCGGCCCGCTATTTGGAATACGCCCGCGCCATGAAGGCTGTGGATCCCACTATCATTTTGCATGGACCGCTGCTCAGTACTCACAAGATGATGCAGAAGGGCGCCGGCATTCTGGATGGAAAGTACTGGATGGAAGAATTCCTCCGCATTGTGGGGGAGGCGGAAATCGCCGATGGCAAGCGCTACCTGGATGCAGTGGACTTGCACAATTATCCGTACTGGACTCCCAATGGCGCCAACGCCAAGGACATGCTGAAGGCGATGCTGGATGTGGGCCCCAATATGGATACGCTGGACGTTTGGATGAAGCGCCACTTGCCTGGTGTGGACAAGGTTCCTTCTGCTTCTGGCGAAGAAAAGCGCCGTGTGTTCCTGTCTGAATTCAGCACCAACGTTCAGGGCTACAGCCTGTTGATGGATTACCCCCAGGCAACGGCCATGGCTATGATTTTTGCGCAGCATGCGGTGCGTTTTGGCGACCGCTTGCAGGTGCTGCCCTGGGACGCTTTCGGTAACCTCTTCAAGAGCCCGGACGATACTTGGGGTACCATCAGTATGACTGCCCTTCTGAAGGAAGGTTCCTGGAACAAGTGGAAATCTCTGGAGCCTACTGCGGAATACTATGGCGTGTATATGACTTTCAAGCAGTTCCTGGAAGACGGCTTTGCTGTGGTTCCTGTGGAAAGTTCCAATTCTGAAGTTGTGGCTTATGCCTTGGCGAAGGATAAATCGGCTCGTGTTCTTTTGGCAAATCTGTCTGACGTTGCGCAGGTTGTGCAAATCGACCGCGTTTCTGTAGGCGCTGGAGCCGATAAGGCCGCCATCGAAGTGGATGTGTTTGGCGAGGAACAGTTCAAGTGGGTGGGCGATCAGAAAAACGCTTATCCCTATCCGAAGATGGGCCCCAGCGGACGCCGTCTGAATCCGGAAAAGTCCCGCGACATTACCATTCCGCCTTTCGGTCTCGTAGTGGCTCAAATTAATCCTCGCGCAGTTGGGACTGACAAGGCCACCGCAAAGAACGCCGCAACGCCTGTGGTTCTCGCCGCAGCCTTGGAAAAGAAGGTGATGATGGTGGGGGATACGGTGGACCTGTTTGTGACCGCCGTGCAGCAGAATGGTCAGCTGACAGGCGCAACTCTCAAGATTCCTGGCTTTGGAAAGAAGGGTAGTGCCATGACTGTGAACGTTACGCCTGATGACGGCAAGTGGGACGCCTCTGTAGAAAGCTTCCATGTGAAGGTTCCTGTACCCGAACATGCAAAGACGACGCCTGTGGTGGTGCAGGGTACCGGAGCCAAGGGTACTGAAATTGAATTGACGGTTACAGGCCTTGGCGGTAAAAAGACTGTGCAGAAGATTCCGTTCCGCGTGCGTGGCGCCTATCGAACCACAAGCGTTTTGCAGAACTTTGATAACGGCGTCGATGCCGTGGATTGGTTCCCGGTGGTGGGCGAAGGCAATACAGAAATGGGTGCCAAGGTCTTTAACGGAAATCCGCCCCATGGTGGCTTTATCCGTCATGATTTCCACATTGAGCAACCGCCTACTCTTGGCTGGCCCAACTACTCTGGCGCCTACTACGTTGTTCCCCAGGAAATCAAACAGTCTGTAGGTGTGGTGTTTGATTACGCCACCAACCACAACAATCCCGATGGCTACATCGAAGTTCAGGTGCAGAGCGATCAGGTGAAGGACTACGACGAGTTCATGGTTCGCCTCCGCAATACTCACGGCAGCTGGGTCCGCGACACCCTCATCTGGGAGAACATGACTCAGGAAGGTTGGGGCAAAACCATTCCTCAGCTGGATCCTACAAAGATCAAGACCATCAATTTCCGCGCCCGTCATAGCGGCGTGGGCTACATCAGCCTGGACAACATCTTCCTCTTGCAGGAAGACGGCACCGAAGTGCCTATGCCCAAGGGCTTGCGCCGCCTGAGGTAA